A segment of the Sphingomonas crocodyli genome:
GAAATGCGCGCCGAAGGTCGCCTGGACATATTTCTTCGCCAGATCGCCAAACTCGATCTGATCGACCACCGTCACGCCGTCCGGCCCCGCCGCATCGCCCAGCTTCACGCGGCGATTGCCCGCGACGACATGCCCGTCGACGAAATCGGCATCATCGGCGTTGAACCCGGCTTTTTGCGCGATCGCCGCGCGCGCCGCGACGCAGGCGGCATAGACGCCGGCAGTCGAGCTGGCCGCGCCCCACTGCCCGCCCGAACCCGATGAGGCAGGGAAATTGCTGTCGCCCAGATTGACGGTGACGTGATCGAGCGGGACGCCCAGCATTTCCGCCGCCGTCTGGCCGAGGATCGTGTAGCTGCCGGTGCCGATATCGGTCATGTCGGTTTCGACCGTGACGCGGCCCTTGCCGTCGACGATCACCCGCGCGGCCGATTTGGTCGCCGGCGCGCCGCGAAAGGCCGCCGCCATCCCCATGCCGACCAGCCAGCGCCCGTCGCGCACCTGCCCCGGTTTCGGATTGCGCTTGTTCCAGCCGAAACGCTCCGCACCCGTCGTCAGACACTCGACGAATTTGCGGCTGGAGAAGGGGACGTTCGGTCCCTTTTCCGGATCATATTGGACGTCGTTGCGGATGCGCAGCTCGACCGGATCGACCCCGACCTTCTCGGCCAGTTCGTCCATCGCGATTTCGAGCGCGAGCAGGCCGACCGCCTCGCCCGGCGCGCGCATCGCATTGCCTTCGGGCAGGTCAAGCGTGGCCAGATAATGCGCGGTCATCCGGTTCGCGCCGCCATAAAGCTGGCGCGTCTGGATCGCGGCGATCTCCGCACCGCCGCCGGGTAGATCGCCCGACCAGCTTTCATGCCCGATCGCGTCGATCACGCCATTCTTGTCGGCGCCGATGCGGATGCGCTGGATCGTCGCGGGGCGATGTGTGGTGTTGTTGTAGATCTGGGGCCGGGCCAGCGCGACCTTCACCGCGCGGCCGGTCGCCTTCGCGCCGAGCGCCGCGAGCAGCGCATCGGCGCGGATCCACAATTTCGATCCGAAGCCGCCACCGACATAAGGCGAGACGAGCCGCACCTTGGACTTGTCGATGCCCAGCGTGATCGCGGTGTCGCGCACGCTCCACGCGATCATCTGGTTCGAGGTCCACAAGGTCAGCTGATCGCCGTCCCAGCGCGCGGTCGTCGCGTGCGGCTCCATCATCGCATGCGCCTGATCGGGGGTGGAATAGATCTGGTCGATCTGGACCGCGGCCTTTTTGAACCCCGCCTCGAAATCGCCCGCCTTCGACGCCGCCTTGGCAAAGCCGTCGGGTGCGGGCGGGGCGCCGGCTTTCTCCTTCTTCAGATCGAAGCGGCCCTTGGCGCTCGCATAATCGACGCGGACAAGCCTGGCGGCGTCGCGCGCCTGTTCGAAGGTTTCAGCGACGACCAGCGCCACCGCCTGGTCAAAATGCTCGACTTCGGGGCCGGCAAGCAGCTTCGCGGTGTGCGAATCCGCTTTCTTGAGCGGGCCGGCATTGGCGGCGGTGACGACCGCGAGGACGCCGGGCGCGGCCTCGGCATCCTTGCTGTCGATATGGACGATCCGGCCGGTCGCGATCGACGATCCGACCATCACGCCATAGGCAGCGTCGGGCGCGACATCGTGGCGTTCATAGGCGTAGGGCGCGAGGCCGCTGACCTTGAGCGGACCATCGAGCCGGTCCTGCGGGCGGCCGATCACCTTCTGGCGATCGATCGGATTGGCGCCGGCGGGTGTGTCGAACTTCAAGGGCATGTCACGCCTCCGCCAGAACCGCGCCGAGGGTACGGCGCAGGAGTGGGATCTTGAATGCGTTTTGCGGGGTGGTCTTGGCGCCGAGCGTCACCGATGCGGTGATCGCGTCGGGGCCGGACAATTTCTCCGCCGCCTCGACCCGCCAAGGCTTATGCGCGAGGCCGCCGAAGGCGAAACGCTGTCCCTTCGGCCCGACCACCCCCGCGACCGAGATCAGGGCGAAGGCATAAGACGCGCGATCGCGCACCTTGCGATAGACGTGCCGCCCCTCGATCGGCGGCGGCAGGGTAACGGCGGTGATGAGTTCGCCGGGCTTTAAAGCGGTTTCGACATGCGGGGTATCGCCGGGAAGCCGGTGGAAATCGGCGATCGGGATCGCGCGGGTCGCGCCGTCGGCGCTCACCGTCTCAACGCTGGCATCGAGCAGCCGCATCGCCACCGCCATGTCGGACGGGTGAGTCGCGATGCACGCCTCGCTGGTGCCCATGATCGCCAGACCCCGGTTCACGCCACCCAAGGCCGCGCAGCCGCTGCCGGGCTTGCGCTTGTTGCACGGCTTGGTCGTGTCGTAAAAATAGGGGCAGCGGGTGCGCTGGAGCAGGTTGCCCGCGGTCGTCGCCTTGTTGCGCAACTGGCCCGAGGCGCCGGCGAGCAGGGCGCGGCTCAGCACCGCATAATCGCGGCGCACGATCTTGTTCGCCGCCAGATCGGTGTTGCGGACGAGCGCGCCGATGCGCAGGCCGCCGTCCTTCGTCGGATCGACCCGATCGAGATCGAGCCGGTTGACGTCGATCAGGTGCTGGGGCGTTTCGATCTGCAGCTTCATGAGATCGAGCAGGTTGGTGCCGCCCGCGATGAAGCGCGCGCCGGGCTTTGCCGCCGCCATTGCCGCCGCCTCGGCCGGGGTCGCGGCGCGTTCGTAGGTGAAGGGCTTCATGCCTTTTCTCCCGCGACGTCCGCAATCGCTTCGAAAATGTTCGAATAGGCGCCGCAGCGGCAGATGTTTCCGCTCATCCGCTCGACGATTTCGTCGCGCGAGAAGCTGACTTTGTTCAGGTCGGTGGAGACGTGGCTGGGGATGCCCGCCTTCAACTCGTCGAGCACCGCGACCGCCGAACAGATCTGGCCCGGCGTGCAATAGCCGCACTGATAGCCGTCATGCGTGACGAACGCCTTCTGCATCGGGTGGAGATCGCCGGGCGTGCCCAGCCCCTCGATCGTCTGCACCGCATCGCCATCGTGCATCACCGCGAGCGTGAGGCAGCTGTTGATCCGCCGCCCCTCGACGATCACCGTGCACGCGCCGCACTGCCCATGATCGCAGCCCTTCTTGGTGCCGGTCAGGTGCAGATGCTCGCGCAGGGCATCGAGCAATGTGGTGCGCGGATCGACGTCGAGCCGCTCGGTCTTGCCGTTCACCTTCAGCGTCGTCTGCATCAGCGCGACCTCCGTGGATTTGGTCTTGGCGGGCGCGGGCGCCGCAAACAGGGGTGCGCCCGCGCTGGTCGCGGCGCCGGCGACGCCGCTCGCAAGCACGCCCCGTCGGGTCATGGCCAAGGGCCGATCGTCATTCATTTGAGTAGTCCTCTCTGCCCAGAGGATTTGCAGGCGTGCCAAGCACGACGCGCCAAACGCCGGAATGATCCACCGAAAGCCTAGAAAAAATCAAGGTCGTTGCCATATCGATACGATGCGCGATCAGGTTCCTTCCCATTGGCGGGGCGCGATCCTCGTCTGTTCGAAATGTTCGAAGAAGGTCGGCGGCGGCTTCGGCCCCAAGGGCAAGACGCGGCTTGCCAAGGCGCTGCGCGAACTGGGCAACGGGAAGAAGGGGCGCAGGGCCGATTTCGGCGTGATCGAGACGGGGTGCCTGAAGCTCTGCCCGAAGAAGGCGGTGGTCGCGATCGACGCGAGCCGCCCGCGCGACTGGCTGCTGATCGAGCCGGGAACCCCGATCGAGACGGTCGCCGAGCGGCTGGGTCTTTCGACCTAGTCAGCCTTCGCGCATGATGCCGTGAGCATTCCGACGATCATCGCCGCAGCATAATTAGCCGTATCCTCGGCGCTCAGTTGCGGCTTGGACAGCGAACGATTGCCCAGCCCGAACAGGATCGCGAGCAGCATCTCCTCCGCCGCAGCCAGCCGGTCGCCCGTGATATTGGCATTGGTGCTGACAATGAGATCGCGCAGCTTCGCGCGGTAGCGATCACAGAAAACGCCAATCCCCTCGCCGATCGCCGGATTGCGGAATCCTTCGGCCAGAATCTCGAAGGTCAGCGCCTCTTCGCCGGCGGTCAGCGTATCGAACGCGATGGTGCGAAAGCCCTCCTGCGCGCTCATCCGCCCTTCGGCGACGGCGCTGCGAATCTCGGCCATACTCGCGATCTGTGCCTCGGTATCATCCTCGATAATCGCGGCGATCATCTCGCTCTTGTTCGCGAAAAGCCGGTAGATCTGCCCCACGCTGATCCCCGCCCGTTCGGACAGTTCGGCCATCGCCGTCTGATGAAAACCCCGCTCCTGGAAGAGTTTACGCGCGGTTGCGACCACCTGCGCGCGTCCTCCGTCGGCCATTCTTTTCGTCATGTCCTCTCCAAATCCCCCCTTGATCCTTTCCATCGTCCGGCTTATTGCGCCGCAGCAATGGAATGAACGTTCATTCCTTTTATCATGTCAGGCCCCTTCATGCCACAAAAGTCTCGCGCCCATATCCTGCCGATTTCGGCGGCCCTGCTCCTGCTCGCCGGTTGCGGCGCACAGCAGCCCCCCGCGCCGCCGCCGCCCGAAGTGGGCGTGGTGACGCTGAAGGCCGAGCCGGTGACGCTGGCGACCGAATTGCCGGGCCGCGTCTCCGCACTGGAAACGTCGGAGGTGCGCCCGCAGGTGAGCGGCATCGTCGAGCGGCGATTCTTCGAACAGGGCTCGCTCGTCCGTAAAGGCCAGATCCTCTACCAGATCCAGGACGCGCCCTATCGCGCG
Coding sequences within it:
- the paoC gene encoding aldehyde oxidoreductase molybdenum-binding subunit PaoC — its product is MKFDTPAGANPIDRQKVIGRPQDRLDGPLKVSGLAPYAYERHDVAPDAAYGVMVGSSIATGRIVHIDSKDAEAAPGVLAVVTAANAGPLKKADSHTAKLLAGPEVEHFDQAVALVVAETFEQARDAARLVRVDYASAKGRFDLKKEKAGAPPAPDGFAKAASKAGDFEAGFKKAAVQIDQIYSTPDQAHAMMEPHATTARWDGDQLTLWTSNQMIAWSVRDTAITLGIDKSKVRLVSPYVGGGFGSKLWIRADALLAALGAKATGRAVKVALARPQIYNNTTHRPATIQRIRIGADKNGVIDAIGHESWSGDLPGGGAEIAAIQTRQLYGGANRMTAHYLATLDLPEGNAMRAPGEAVGLLALEIAMDELAEKVGVDPVELRIRNDVQYDPEKGPNVPFSSRKFVECLTTGAERFGWNKRNPKPGQVRDGRWLVGMGMAAAFRGAPATKSAARVIVDGKGRVTVETDMTDIGTGSYTILGQTAAEMLGVPLDHVTVNLGDSNFPASSGSGGQWGAASSTAGVYAACVAARAAIAQKAGFNADDADFVDGHVVAGNRRVKLGDAAGPDGVTVVDQIEFGDLAKKYVQATFGAHFVEVGVDVETCEVRIRRMGGAFAAGRILNPKSARSQVIGAMTMGVGAALMEELIVDTRFGYFVNHDMAEYHVPVHADVPHQDVVFVDELDDKATPLKAKGVGELGICGAGAAVANAIYNATGVRLRDYPLTLDKILEGLERT
- a CDS encoding FAD binding domain-containing protein, coding for MKPFTYERAATPAEAAAMAAAKPGARFIAGGTNLLDLMKLQIETPQHLIDVNRLDLDRVDPTKDGGLRIGALVRNTDLAANKIVRRDYAVLSRALLAGASGQLRNKATTAGNLLQRTRCPYFYDTTKPCNKRKPGSGCAALGGVNRGLAIMGTSEACIATHPSDMAVAMRLLDASVETVSADGATRAIPIADFHRLPGDTPHVETALKPGELITAVTLPPPIEGRHVYRKVRDRASYAFALISVAGVVGPKGQRFAFGGLAHKPWRVEAAEKLSGPDAITASVTLGAKTTPQNAFKIPLLRRTLGAVLAEA
- the paoA gene encoding aldehyde dehydrogenase iron-sulfur subunit PaoA, producing MNDDRPLAMTRRGVLASGVAGAATSAGAPLFAAPAPAKTKSTEVALMQTTLKVNGKTERLDVDPRTTLLDALREHLHLTGTKKGCDHGQCGACTVIVEGRRINSCLTLAVMHDGDAVQTIEGLGTPGDLHPMQKAFVTHDGYQCGYCTPGQICSAVAVLDELKAGIPSHVSTDLNKVSFSRDEIVERMSGNICRCGAYSNIFEAIADVAGEKA
- a CDS encoding TetR/AcrR family transcriptional regulator, producing MTKRMADGGRAQVVATARKLFQERGFHQTAMAELSERAGISVGQIYRLFANKSEMIAAIIEDDTEAQIASMAEIRSAVAEGRMSAQEGFRTIAFDTLTAGEEALTFEILAEGFRNPAIGEGIGVFCDRYRAKLRDLIVSTNANITGDRLAAAEEMLLAILFGLGNRSLSKPQLSAEDTANYAAAMIVGMLTASCAKAD